In the genome of Columba livia isolate bColLiv1 breed racing homer chromosome 1, bColLiv1.pat.W.v2, whole genome shotgun sequence, the window tctcttctccctctcctcctgctaGGGATGCTGTCCTGTTTGCAGTCTCACCCCATCTGATGTCTTCAGATGTTAATGGGGCTGCATTTAGGAGCAGTCCTGTTCCTGTTGCTGTGGGAGAGGAAGCTTTTTTCCTCAGTCATGGCTGCCTCTTGTGGAAGGGCTGGTGAGGTGATGACTTTGAGGAACGAACCCTTTAATTTGCAGTGACCAGTGGTATGttctcattctttctgcttgcaTGTGTTTATCAGCAAAGCTTCTTTTTCCAGGTCCTGGTGAACTGCTAAGGGCATTGAGGTGTCAGGTTTATTCTGACCTATTCAGGGCAGATCTAAGCCATGTGGCATGTAAagacctacttgggtttagctgcTCTGAGTTCATGATCTGAGTAGCTGAAATAGCACCAGGAAGAGATCCTGTTCCCAGGTCGTAGTCTAGATACCAGCTCAGACCATTGATATCAACTGCTCATTTCCTGCATCACCCTCAGCTCAACCCCCAGCACCTTGCTAAAGACTGTAGGGACCAGGTCTGACCCTCATGTGTAACAGTCAGGCCTTTCACCTGGATGCTCACCTCCTAATTTCTTCCTTGTCCCAAATTCCtgcccttcctctccccttttctCCCAGTTCACCATTGAAATGCAGGAAGACAAATTCCAAGTGAAACTACCGGATGGGCATGAAGTGGAATTCCCCAACCGCCACAGCTACAGCAACATCAGCTACTTGAGTGTCAAGGGAGGCTTCAGGATCACCTCCTTCAAACTGGACTGATGTGTGCCAATTCCTAGCTCTAATAAAACTCAAGCAGTGGGAGACTGCTTGCTCCAGCTGCTTTGGCTTCTGTGAGATCTCTGGCTCTGTGCAAGACATTGACAAAGCCCAAGGTTTTTCCACTGACAGGAAAGGAGCCTTTTGTTGGATGGAAATAGCTCCCAGATAACGCCAGGTGCTTTTCCAGGCCAGACCAGGATGTGGGGTGGAACAGATAGTAGATAGAGCAAAGCAGGCTGTGGGTGGGGTTCAGGAGGAAGAGGACACTGTGAGATTGCTCAGAGAATGGTTGTGTGATCTCTTTGCAATGTACTATTTCTTCCTGCACCCAAGTTTTtgggagaaagaaggggatggaggggaagaaaagcattGGCGTGAGCGATGTGGCATTCGATGTAGCATCTGGTGCCACCAAAGCTCGTAATTAAATGTTAGGTTTGGGAAGCTCCGGCATGGGTGTGACAGGTTCCTCTTGGCTGCTCCCTCAGCCAGTGGGCAGGAGGAAGGGGCGCCTTGCCCTCCTGCTGGAGTGGTACCATGCAAAGCGGTGGCAcagggaaggcagcacaggTGTGCCCCTGACCCAGCATTCCTGCCAGAGATAAGGAATTGTCTCCTCTGACTTTCCCCCTTATCTCACCTCACTTATCTGCTGGCACATTCCAGCTGGGTTACCCATTACTCTGACATTTCCACACCAAACCCTACTCAGTGCAAGTGAGGCAGGGGAAAGCAATGGGGAGGAAGGATGGGATTTATACTAGACTATGTGGCTTAGCACCTCCCAGTCTGTGTCCCTCACATGGGACTACAGGCAATTAGTGTTGATTATCTGATGTCACTGCTCTAATTAAAGTGTCTCGCCAGACTTGAGACTGATGTGtgacagcaaacaccagggcaCTTTAGGCTGAGTGGGATGAGAGCAGAGTAGAAGAGCATCTTAGGGACAGCCTGGTCCAAGGGAGGTGGCAGCACCTCTGCCCTCCCTCTCTGGGCATGCAGGCAGAGGATGGGAGGGCTGTAGCCAAGCCAGCTTTGGGAATGTACCCGTCTGCTTCAGACTGCAAATTAATTGTTGCTGGGCTGGAGAGGAGGATTTGTACCCCCTCGTGTGCTACGTGGGGCTGGGTGGATCATTggatcatagaatcgtagaataatttcggttggaagggaccttcaaaggtcatctattCCAAACCCCTGCAATGAGTATGGACATCCTCAagtagatcaggttgctcagagccccatccagcccggccttgaatgtttccagggatggggcatctaccacctctctgggcaacctgtgccagtagtattttaccaccctcatcataaaaaacCAATTGGAGGTTGCTCTGTATATTAGCCACGGTGAGCAGCAAAGTACTGGGCTATTTAATCACAGAGGTGCTGAAAAACCCTGCTGAGAGTGGAGAGGATGGGATTTTGTGATTGAGGCACCAGCAGACATAGCAAGGATGACGATAAGGTCGCTGCAGTTGAAGGAAGGCACCAGAGGAGAAGTTAGTATCAAAACTTCTTTAATAAGGACAACAATAAGTGCATGGGATACAGAGTGGAGGCAGAAAGGCTATTCCATGGATGTGGGTCTTTGGTCTGGAGCTTGTATTACGGTCTGCAGAGTGGAGGGCAGGGGGAGCTCATCCTGAGAGGCAGGGTTCCTGCTCCAGGGGGATGAGAAAGCTGATCCTGCTGGGTGCCAGTGGCCAGAGCAGGGGAATCCTTGAAGCTGCTGCCTGTcccagcttgctgctgctggtcACTATGAGGCAGCTGTCTCAAGAGGCTTGTGGAGATGGGCTTGCCCATAAACTCTACAGCCTGACTGCAAACGACACTCCCACGTACAACACGTGTGCACACCGGAGTCTCTTTATTCTGCTCTGAAGATCTCTCTACCAGAAGCAGGCGTGCAGTGGGTGAGACACATGGGAGTGGAGCCCTGCAGCCGTGGTCCAGCATCTCCCCCCGCTGCACGCCCCCTCCTGTCCCAGAGAACAAGAGGGGTCCTGTGAGGGTCCCTCCAGTGACCTCAGCCCCTGAGCATCTCGGCTCCATGCCACGGCACAAAGGCGCTTCTGTGAGAGCCAGCTTGCACGCGGGGCAGCGTGGGGGGCAGCTCGTTCCAGGGCCCCCACATCACCCAGGACCGCTCAGCGAGGGGCATTAGCTGTCCTGGGAAAGGGTGTGCTAGAAAAGAGGGGTGCGCACATAGGGAGAGGGGACGAGGGTGAAGAAGGGGCAGTGCAGACCAAGCAGTTGCAGAGGGGGAGTCTCCTTGTTCTGAGgtgggggaaaggaagggattTTTGGGACCCAACTGCAGAATTCGGTGACCTGACAACCTCACTTCTCCCTCCAGCCAGCCAAGAAgtttctcctctctctgctgTGAGGAGGTGGAGGTCAGAAAGGGAGACAGCCTAAGTgatgctgagcagcagcaggcaaATGGAAAGACCCCTGCGATTATCTCTGTGCATGCTCTCACCTCCAAAATGCTGAGCTCATGACTTATtttggagggagaaggagaaaaccCAGCTCTGTGTTGGGTTTGCCTACACCTTGAGCCCCCAGCTGACCTCCCCAGGTAGATAGATGTGCCATAGAGAAGGGTCTCGCACCACCTGAAGCTGTGGAGACCCACATCCCCTATGTGCCAGAGTTATTGGTGGGGATATTTCTGGGACAGCACCTGTGCCAGTGCAGAGATTGGCTGGACACTTTGGTGGGAGGATGGGGCATGTCCACAGACACGCTGGCAGTGCGAGGCTGAGGGACGAAAGAGAGGGCATTGAGGGGAATGAGATGTGATAGGAaggggtttgggttttcttcgGCACATGGGGATGTCCCTTTGGTATCTAGTGGCAGTGAAGCTGGAGAAGGGCTGTGATGCCCAGTGCTGCGATGCACAGACCTCACCAGCCCCCTGCAGCAACCtggcccagccctggggagccccCCAGGAGACAGgtgctcctcctgccccccagtGCCCTCAGCTGGCAACGAGATCACCTGCTGGGTCTGCCAGCAATGCTGACACCTGAGGGTGGGGGACAGGGAGAAGGGCAAAGATGCTGGCACTGATTCTTCTGGTGGGAGACTGTGACAAGAGGAATAGCCGTTCACACCTTAACTTCAtcatcctcctcatcctcctcatccGCGTACTCGAAGGAATTGCTGTGCCCTCCCGGGGCACCAACGTACccctcctgcaggctggagagctcggcctcctcctcatcctcctctcctTGGTTCCAGGTGGCCTCAGGGGACTGGCTCCCCCGTGTCACTTGTGACCGCCacgagctgctgctggggctctcCCACAGGGTCTGCGTCCGGGCCTGCCGGGGACCCTCACCCTTCTCTGAGCTCCGCGGGGTGCTGGTCCCACCATAATGGCGGGCCAGGACCTGGGCTGCCCGGTCAAACTCTCCTGCCTCAATGGTGCAGTCATTCCAGTGTCCCTGCCATGGGGTCCCTCTGGGCGCTGCCCCCGGCCCTGAAGAccaggcagggtcctctccaATGCCCTCGATGGTGTGTGCCTCTCCGTTGACATGGACCGACAGTCCCGGCAGTGACCTGGCCCCTGACAGGCTGCTCTGTCTGGAGTGGTCCCAGAAGCTGGATGTTGCCTTGTCCTTTCCAGGTGATGCACTAGATGCTGAAGGGGCCTCGTCCTTGGCCCCCTCATCTCGCAGGAGGTCTGGCCCATCCTCCCCCACCGCTCTCCCGTTGGTTTCGGAGAAGCTCATCATCTGGAGGAGCTCACTCATTAGGGAGGGCCCCAGGTCCAGGCGGAAGGAGAGCAGGGAGTCCGACTGCTTCAGTTCTTCTTCCCCGGGGAAGTCGCTCTCTGGGCCCTTTTCCAAGCGGGGGACACGAGGGATGGTGCAAAACCCTGACTCCAGCCCTGCAAGGCAGAAGGGATGGCTGGTGAGGGGGTGCAGAGGTAGGTAGGAGGAAGCCTGCCTTATATCTGCGGGGGACAAGAGCCACTGTCACCAAAGCAGGGCAGGCCATTCACCCATCAGTGGTCCTGGCCTCTAAAGGTCAAGCCAGTGTCTGTGTGGACATCTCCAAAGGCCAGAGTCACAGCTGAGGGTCTCCAGGTGGGCTCTGGGCTTGCTAAAGTGCTGATGTGGTCTGAGCCAGGCAGGTGGGACCAGGAGATGGCAGCATTGCCTCAGCTTGCCTTTCCCTCTGAGCCCAGCCACCTCTCCCAGTTCCCAGGCTCCCCAGATCCCCCCTCCCCAAGACCCTCTGCTCCAGACCTCCCTGGGGAAAAGCTGAACCACAGCCCAATGCaatgaggctggagaagagccACCCAGCTGTCCTGTCCCATCTCATCCTTCCCACAACCCCTCCCCAAAGGTCCCGTCTGGACTCCAGCTGGCAGGGAGGGATGTGGGTGCAATGGAGAAGAGGTGGTCCCTTGAGGCTTGCCCATGGGGAAGGTGTAGGcctggggggagatgggggacaGTCCCTTACAACCACTCCACACAGGCTGCCACTGTGTGGGGCTATGggggtgggacaggaggagaAAACTTCCCTTCCCCACTTTGGGGGGTACCGTGGGAGGAGATCCTCTAAGGGTAGGAGCAAGGacagcagctgaaaccaggGTTAGGGTTATCTCTTCATGGGGACTCTTACATGTCCTGTCTCTGCTGAGAGCCTAAAGTCCCACAGTGGGGAAACCGAGGCACAGAGAGGGGCTGCAGAGGATGCCCTGTGCCTGGGTGCCAGCCCCTGCCCTATGCTTCACTCACCGTAGGCCTGGTGCGTTTTGGAGAATCTATTGGAGGAGCTCTTGAAGGAGAACTTGCTGGTCAAGCCCCGGCCACTGCTGCCGTCGTAGGTCCCCTCGTTGAGCTGCGGCAGTGAGATGGCATTCTTGATGATAGGTGAGACGGCAGGGGGGGCAGGTGATGCATTCGCTTGGCCCCCACTACCCCGGCTCCTCAGCGGTGTCCGGCGGACGTGCCGCAGTGTCCGGGCAAAGAAGTTGTTGGCTTTGTCTGTGTCAGCCCCACCGTGGTTGCTGAGGAAGGAGGTGTCCCCAAAGACATCCCCACCACGCCCCACATGCATGGTATGCCGAAAGTCCCCCAGCGGTGGGCTGATCATGTCTGGCGTCAGCTCCGACTTCAGCCGCCGTTTGCCATGGGAGCCTGACACCCAGCTGAGCACTGGCAGCTTCCCCAGGCTCATGTTGCACCCCTCACCTCACCTCTGGTCCTGCAAAAGCCCCAAAAACCAGCCCTCAATGGGCTTCCAGCAGCAGGGTGGCCTGTCACATCGCTGGCCTCGCCATGGCTCCTGCTCCAATGCTCTCAGGGGAACAGCTCAAGTCACCTTGGCTTTCAGCAGGTGAAAAGGGTGCCTGTCCCACTGCTTTCCTGCACGATGCTGTGCTCATGAAATCACCCGCAGCAGGTATGTCCCCAGCGGCGAGGACGGTGGTGCTGTGGAGGTGTCCCCAGCAGGAGTCCAGGGTCAGCCCTGGTGCTGCAACGGCCACTGGAAGCTGCGTCTGGTCACGGGCTTAAGATTTAATCCGCCGTCTTCTGCTGCCACCAGGCACACAGGAGCCAGTCACAGATAGGGCAGTGGGTTGTGGGAGTTTGGAGTGGAGCGGCAGGGAAGGACCTCGGTCCCCTCGTCAGCCACCTAAACAAGACAAGAGCAATAGTGAAGCCTTCAGAGAGAATTTTCCTGTGTTGGAAGGATGGGCTGGGGAGGTTAAAGGCAGTGAATGAGCAATGGTGAGGAGGTTGCTACAGGCTGTCCCCCTCACCGGGCCTTCTTCTTGGGGAGGAAGTGAAAGGCTTTCCCCCAAAAATATGTGCTTTCCCTCACCCCTCTGACCTTGGCGTGCCTTAGTtttccctgcctgcagagcagctttgctggaCCCATGCTGCAACGCAGGCTGAGGATTTCCCTCCCAGGCAGCACCTCCTTCCAAAGCGGTGCCCTGCCCGGCTGCCCAAGCTCCCAGGGTGAGAAACCTCTCCCTTCTTTTGCTATTCAGATGAACCCTTGGGGAGAGGGTGAGGCCTGGGGATCGTGTGCTTCTCATGGAGGAGGGGTGACGGGGAGGGAAAATGCAATATTTGTGTATTGGTTTGTTTGTCGTCCTCTGGCTGGGTCCCCAGGACTGGGCAGACAcgttggagcagcagggagatgggggtgtggggtgggcagctgctttgcagtcagggaaactgaggcatggcaagggaggtgattgcTTGAGGTCGGAGGAGAAGGTAGCATTGGTCCCTGTGCTCAGgtcccagaggtgctgggggGCAGGTAGAGAGGCAGCACATGATGGGCACACGATGGCAGCACAATGACCTCCCCAGTTAATAGGGGGGACACGCAGATCAGCAGATCCCTTGTTGGTACTTATGGCAAGAGGGAGAGGGTGGATTGGGAAAAGGAGAGTATCTGGGGCTTGGGGCACCTCCGAGCATCAGTGGTCTGCGTGTCTGCTTGGGGACGTGTCCCTGCCAGGGCTCAGTCCCCACTCAGGGTCCGGGGGGACAAGATGGAGCTGGGTCCCTTCAGCAGGGCCAGTTGCAAAGGACACCATGCCGAGAGGTGGCATGGAAGCCTCACATCCTTTGCTTCCTGTGTGTCGGGACCCCCATTACTGTGTGGCTCCATCCATctccctgctgctgccgcctccCAAACCTGTCCCTGGGTCACTTCGGAGCAGGCAGGTCGTGCCAGGGAGGCAAATCCTCTGTTGAGAGGGAACCCTGGGCatggagctgctctcctggctgGCTACACGTGTTTTCACCTTGCCCTGGCCTTGTTTGCTCACCCTGGGCCCCTCTTATCTGCCAGGGGTTAATGCCcagggaagggaaaacaaacctcCCCTGATGGCTCCCAACACCATTGGCTGCCTCCTGGGGTGGCAGTGGATGGTGGCAGCAAGGACGAGGACAGTGGCAGGTTGGCTTTCTGCTGGCACGCCTACCTCCTGCTCACCAAGGCTGTATGGTGCTGCCTTGCTACTGGGATGGACCAGGCATGTGGCAG includes:
- the CDC42EP1 gene encoding cdc42 effector protein 1, encoding MSLGKLPVLSWVSGSHGKRRLKSELTPDMISPPLGDFRHTMHVGRGGDVFGDTSFLSNHGGADTDKANNFFARTLRHVRRTPLRSRGSGGQANASPAPPAVSPIIKNAISLPQLNEGTYDGSSGRGLTSKFSFKSSSNRFSKTHQAYGLESGFCTIPRVPRLEKGPESDFPGEEELKQSDSLLSFRLDLGPSLMSELLQMMSFSETNGRAVGEDGPDLLRDEGAKDEAPSASSASPGKDKATSSFWDHSRQSSLSGARSLPGLSVHVNGEAHTIEGIGEDPAWSSGPGAAPRGTPWQGHWNDCTIEAGEFDRAAQVLARHYGGTSTPRSSEKGEGPRQARTQTLWESPSSSSWRSQVTRGSQSPEATWNQGEEDEEEAELSSLQEGYVGAPGGHSNSFEYADEEDEEDDEVKV